DNA from Thunnus maccoyii chromosome 5, fThuMac1.1, whole genome shotgun sequence:
AAAACCGCCAGTATGGTCTAGTAACATTATTCACAAAAACAGTACATGTAGTGACGTATGACAGTAGATGGTTTTGAAAAGGAATAACTAAATGAAAAGTGGATGTTTTGCAAGCACATATTTTCCTATCAAGTCCTAATTCATTCTCTGAACTTGTATGCACTTTCTTCCgctttatgtaaaatatttaccaCAAGAGTTTGTCCTTTCTTGTCCATACTTAGTAACTTGGCCATGTGtgattaatattaaaaaagagGGACAACAGGTACTCTAATCATGTCCAGCATGCATCCATGCACCTGTGGTTTCTCCCATTAAGCAAACTCTCTTTCCCATCTGACAGACTGTCTGCTCTTTGctgaatttttttctcttctgcctttcttgttattgttattagCGAAGGAAGCGGAAAGACTTCAGCTGTGAGGAGCTGCATTACCTACTGTGCGGAGTGAAGAAATATGGCTTCTCCTGGAACTCTATCTTGTGGTCATACCCCTTCCAACCTGGACGCACCAATGTTGACCTGGCCAAGAAATACAGGCGGCTAATGGTAAGAAAATAAGGTAGTTGTTTTCTCAAAACTGTCAAATTGCATTGAAATTACCTGCTTGACTGACATGtcttattttttgcatttagaAACGTAAACCCTAGGATGCTGGCTGTGCATAATCCTGGTCCTGAGATCCTGGACCAGCTGTAAATTAACAGCTTTGATTGATCTAAAAGGCCTTTGTTCTACCCAGTTCCACACTGCGTTGATTGTAAAATAATCCAAAGCAGCATACATTACATTAACTTACATGTAATATGTTGTAGTCTTAGTATGTATTTTATATTCACTCCTTTGTACAGAGTTTGCCATGTATTAAAAATAGTTCTGCAGCACTTTTACGTTCTTTGGCAGTTATTGTtgattgtttgcttttgttctaTATTAAAACAGGTTTGACTTTCTGTGTCAGTGTCTTCTCTGTACATGTCCTTTAAACAGATTTGTATATGATTTCCTGCAAACAGTCAACTTTTTAGATTTTAAGTTTAGCTGCAAGCAACAGTTGTGAATCATGTCAATGTTCATAGGAGAGAATGCCACTTGGGACCATGTTTGTGGGAGACTAAATCTGGAACTGTTTGGAAGGATAAATTGTGCCAGATTTTGGGTGAATCGGATGTACATCCTTTGAGTAACTGCTGTTGTAAAGTCCTCATTTTGTCATGGCACTACTTACTGATGAATCATCACCACATTGAGCagaaattgttttgtttctgtcacatGTACATCTGCCAGATTTCATTGCAACAGCGCAATCTGTAAATCAATTATGGTGGGAAAAAGGCTCAGTCTCAACCATTTATACTgattctgtatatatttttaggTCTGGTCAGATCTGCTGTGCACCAATTTTGATAACACTAGAAACTTtggaaatatttgaaaattgGCATGGCCTGTGTTAACAGATGTGATTTCACCCAGAGTCCGGTAATGTCCAGTTCAGCAGTAATGTGCTACAACATAAAAGTGAGTTATAGAGACACAGACCATGAACTGCAAAGCCCCTAGTTCGAGTCCTGCTGGGCCCTCTGCTGCATCTCTCTACTGGCACTATCTAACAAAGGCATAAGATGCCaacacccccctccctccctcccccacaaAAACATCCagcttttgtatttgtgttactTCCTTGACATATGGGTGTCACAGAGGCAAATACcaagttttgttttcttagtttttCTGCTTTGACCATCAGAGTCCATAGAGAGACAGGAAATCAACAAGGAGAGGAGGGACTCAAGTCCAGCAGTCTTGTTTATTGAGCTGAAAGCCTCTGGTATGACAGGAATCGCAAATAGTGCAAATCATGCTGCTTATCTATTCTCTATGTGCATCATGAAGCAGTTCAGTCTTTTTACAGTATGCTTTACTAAAGGCTAGTTTGACTGAGATCACTGTCTAAAGAGTGCCTCTCCCACTCCAGGGGGACTCATCGCTGTGTTGCCAAAACCATGGGACTTACCCGTTTGCCATGCCCTGAGGCGTAGGCTGTTACAGTTAGGTGTGGCTGGACgagacaaaatgttttctggAAGCAAACCTAAATATGATTATGGATTATGGAACTGGAAAAGACATAAGCGGTGCACCACAGTCATCCTCTGACACAGATTATATTGTCTTGTGGAAAAGCAAGTTAAATGGAGTAGTTGTACATCTCCATTATAACGCAGAATATTCTTCCCTTCATTAGGTGGTATTCCTGTCAGATTGGCAAAGCTAAtagttatttttcagttttaggCAGGCAGAAGTGGTCTCTCATACCAATCCACTGACTGCGTTTGTCAAGATGTTAAGATAGCAATGCAGTGAGGGCAGGGAGAGTGTGGTGGGAGAGGCATGTGAGGAGCAGATTTCTCATGGACTgaaacacagtcacactgaAGACTTTTGACCCAGGCCCCCCGAAAACCTCCTTCCTCTGGAAAGAATGTGGCCTCGTCTCtcccccttctcctccctccccttctcGTCCTCTCTCCCACAAGACTGTGAGAAGGCACTGTCTCTCTTACATGATCTGTGCTGTGTTGGCTGGAATTTCATTTCTCTATGTATGCGCTGTGTCCCATACATGTTCTGGTATGTTGCTTAAAATGATTTGCAATGGAGAACGCTCGAATTCCTCCAATATGTGCATTAAACAGATCCATGGTCTGCTTTTATCTTTTAGGCCAGCTAAATCACATTCTACATTCCAAGTAATGGCATGGCATCTGAAACTTTGTGGTGTCACAGCTAATGTTAAGTAGCACGCTAACTTGTTATCTTGATCTGCTAATTTACCCTCATTTACATTTCTGAACACCTCAACATATGTAAACTAATCAGTCAAAAAACATGCATGGAGTGCTGCTTGGGTGTAGAAAGGTATTCCTCTAGTGCTGTTCAGTTTAGGGATCCTACTAGTCTAGACTTATTGAAAAGATCTGAGGCACTCAAGGGCAATaaatttaaaaagcctttaatacTTCATGGCTACTTAGTTATAGTTAAAAACATGCCTACGCATTTCTGCCATTAAGGCCTTCATCAGGGCAAGTACAAAATGGTCGCCTTTAGGCTGCTTCCTATATATGTTGGCAAGTAGTCACGTGATTAATGTAGACAGGTAAAGTCACatgacagacagcagcacagaAAACCACACAtctaaacatttacataatatcaaggcaaaaaacagcaataaactACATGACACTGTTCAAAGAACCCAGATGCCTAAATCAAAGACAATCTTGCCTCTTTATATTGGTTGTTTTTATACTGGGAGAACAAAGCGCAAACTGAAGGCAAGATTGGCTGAACATAAACATGCTTTAAGAACTAGCAACCCTCAATATGCTCTACATTACAAAGAGGCTTaccacagcagctgcagctctctAAAGATATCAGGCCGTATAGTAAACTCAATAAGGGGTGGAGACAGATTAAAGAGGCTCTTACAAAGAGAATCGTTTTGGATATATACACTGAAAGCTATACAATACCCCGGTTTGAATGGGGAACTTGACTTCTCTCCTTCTCAGTAATTGTCTTTGATTTAGACATCTGGGTTCTTTAAACAGCATCATGTGCCGTCTTGCTTGTGTGTactgaaaacttaaaaatttggatttaaaattaaaaaaaaaaaaaaatatatatatatatatatatatatatatatatatatatatatatatttttttatatatatatatatatatatagtttagtgctgtttttgtcatgacattatgtaaatgtttaaatgtgtggtTTCCTCTGCTGATCTGTGTCTGTCATATGGCTTTACCTATCTACATTAATCATGTGACTACTACTTTTCCATACTGATCATGTGACTACTCGCCAACATATATACGAAGCAGCCTAAACGTGACCATTTTGTACTTGCGCTGATGAAGGCCTTAATGGCAGAAATGCGTAGGCATGTTTTGAACTATGACTAAGTAGCCTTGAAGTACtaaagactttttaaatttgttaCCCTCTTGGGTGCCTCAGATCTTCTCAGTAACTCTTTATGTAAACTAATATTTCTTCtggttgaaaaaacaaaacaaacagagcatGACCATAACACATGtggaatattatttttattttcacaagCAAGCCAATAATTAAAAATCATCCTCTGCTTCTGCTAGAGGAACATTGTAAAGTCCAAACATGAGTATGTTGACTCATACATGTTTACTGGACACTTTTGTCCTGCTTTAGAGTGTTATGCGTATCGTGTTTCCATCTTTGGTTGCATTGCTAGTGTCCCTTGCCTGTCTTTTTGTATTAACTTTACACTCACATATCCACTTCAAAAAGCTTAGACTTTCCCCTTTGTACATAATAatcatgaaaattaaaaaaaaaaataatttcacatttcaatCTTTCTGTATGGGGTTTTAATATAGCAATGGCACTTTTCCTTAAAGAAAATTCTGTTTGGTGAATTTGCATAGAGGAATATCTCTGTTGTCCAACAATGCACTTAAGTACACTAGTAGCCACTGTGCTGTTTAAGTTCCTTTACTCCTCACCCACACACCTTCTGGCTGCATAAAAGTATCAAAAatcataaatgtattaatatgtaGTTTAGTGTGGAAACAGACAAGACACTTTGTTCCAGAGTTCATTTTGCACcacaaaaaatatacagagTTAAAAGAGAGGAAAGCTTTGCCTTTATCAGGCCACTTAagttgagagaaaaaacattgtGTCCATGATTCGTTCATGTGAAGGGCTTAGGGGGGGTTTCACAGAAAATATCCGTTCACTTCTTTCATGAATCCTCTTCCTTGGGCTCACATCAGCTCAGTTGGGGTGCTTATGTCTACGATGGGAGTGTCATCTGGGATCTTGACATCACTGTGAATGAGGTCAGTGACAAGgtcatttcctgtcagctctAAGTGCTTTAGGAGTCCACTAACGCTTTCCTCGTTGACATCACTCACAATCTGCTCCAAGTTCCCTGCAGCCTCCGCCTCTATCGGCTCTTCCAGAGATTCTGTTGTTTCTTCAGACTTTTCTGGCTCAAGAGTGGAAATCACCACAGCCTCAGCGCCGTCTTGGAATTCCTCCACAGCTGGGATGTCTGAGGGCTCGTCTGCATTGACTGGGACAGAGATGGGAGTGTCGATAAGTTGGGGAGTTACATCAGGGGCACCCAGGTCGACCAAAGGGGGTGGAGAGATCATTGGCTCAGGGAGAGACTCCTGGGTAAGCATGTCTGCCTCCTGCTCCAGAGCCTCAGCTGGAGCTGGTACTGGCTCAGAGATGGGCTCGGGGACAGCCTCAACATCTACCTGTGGATCTGAGGTTGGTTCTGCAGCAACAGGCTCTGGTTCTGGAGGTGAGGGTGTGCTGACTGAGACCAAAGGCTCAGGTTGAACTGGAGCTGGGGTTTCCTTTGCCTCAGGCTCTGGTTCAGCATCATTCAGTGGGGCTGAAGCAGGGGCCTCTGCCTCTTTACACTCTGATACACATTCTTCAGTGGGTAAACATGCCACTGGTGTAACTTCCTTCCCCACCACCACATCTAGATTCTCTGTCTTAACAGCCTCCTGAGTCGCTGTCATCCCAGAGTCTCCTCCTGGTTGTGTAGTCGCTGGCTCCTctgcagtgacagcagtttCAGCACTATTGATTGAGACATTCCGCCTTCTGCTGAACCTGTTTCCCATGATGAACCTGTACAGAAtttcaaaataagaaaaaaaagctccacATTTAGAAAGCTTGAACTCTGCATTTTTAGTGCCGCAgattattgcagctctaaaaataAATTCCTGAATCTGGGTAGTATATCCAAAggtcagatcaatattttaaattataattagGGATGCACTGATTCCACTTTTTCAGTCCTGATACCAATACTGATACGTGGGCTTTGGGTATCAAACAATACCGAGTACCAATCtgataccagtgtttaattaataaaatgtagcaaataaacacatagatataaatttactgaatttttatttattaaaataatggtatccAATACCCGATCCAGCTATCTGAGTCAGTATTGGACCAATATCCAATATCAGTAATGTATCAGTGCATCTCTACTTATGataatgttattttaacaaattCTATTCTTTAAGTGGTTAGAAGTCAGCTTAAACACTGTCACCTCAATATTACATAAAATGCCTGTTGCTGCAGGCACTGTACgttgtattgtgtttttcttccaaatTCATGAATATGCAATGTTCAAagtaacagtaacaataaaTAGTGAATAGAGAGACTTCCTTTAAGTCCTCAAGATTTACCAAACTGGTTGACCAAAAATATTCAAGCTTGAGTGTTTTGGTACACTATGTACTCTTGTGCTCATCCCGGACAACATGTGCTACAGTGTGTCTAAAGACTCCGGAGATGATCGTCTCGGTACAGTTTATGTTTATTGGGAGCACAAAGATCAATTAAAGcatttgtttgcttgcttgctgTTCATTGCATGCTTATGTCTCAATTTCATGAGAAATCAAATCTGGACGAGTTTAGACATGCGCACTGGAAACGCGTCTACCACTTAGCCTTAATGCTTTACACCCTCCTGAAAGGAAAATTATGTTTCGTGCTTTcctttgttgttgctgttattgttttttctaATTATTCTATAAAACAACCACACCTTGTTGCAGCTGTCTTGTCTGACTATCACACCCTGCATACCCGCATCTCATGCTGTCCAAACACATTTTATCACAATAACATGACAAATAACCCAATTAGAATCAAATTCAAAAGTGTCTTTTGTACCAATTGTCATTAATTGCTGGTCAAAGCAAATCGAACAAAGAAACTCTTGCAGAGGACCCCGCCTCCCTCTCGTGctgaacaaactgttaaaactgTCCAAAGTgcacagaagtaaaaataaTTCAGGTTATAACGTGCAGTTCTTAATGGATAACCATAACCAATGTGTAACTAACCTTTTGAATCTTTTTGCGGTGCAGTGAAAGTAGATAAAGTTAGAGCTGGTCTCGACTTGGAGAAGTCCGCACGTCAAAGTGTCTGTGGCAGCGCGCTGCAGCGGAGCACAGCTCTGCGGAGACGCTGCTGCGCGTCGTGCGCGTTCACGTGCGTGCCAAACCCCAGACAACTGCACTTCCTGAAGCTGATTGGCttcgtttcttttttttgcctctcaGATAACAAAGGTGAGTAGACAACATATAATTAAACTACAAATTTGTCTTTACTCAGTCAAACTTTACATCCAGCCATGAATCAGTTTATATACTACTTGAAAAACCAGCTAAATCTTCACTgcagtttttaaatgatcaccaattgacattttgaaattgattgaaaatgtttaaatggtCACTAGACATCTTTAATTAAATCTGGTGATTTAAGTGTTAATCAGTGTATAATTTAAATATCCTAATGATAGATGGAAAGTAAAATGATAGAAAGTAGAAGGATATGAAAGCAAAAATACTGATCTGCTGATGGTTGTACATTAAACCATTGGGGAAGTACTAGTGTGTTATGCTGAGAAGTTGACAACCATCCCATTGAAAGCTGATTCTTGCAGAAATATGCAGAAATATAGAATTTGTAGGCAATTTTGTCAACGAAATGCTTGTTTTCTGTATATATGAACAAACACTATATTCGATTACTTTTCTAAATGGTTTGTATTCATTTCTGTCAATATGAATATTAAATCTATAGGTTTGAGGTCACATGGCCTGACAGGGCTTCAGTTAtggctgctctctctctgaggAGCCCCACGTGTTGCTCCATTTGGATTTCGATGTTTCTCCTGCTCATCTTCATTCAGATGTTAACCTCCCTGATGGTCTTCAATGGTGTGTTCATCCTCTCCTCCGAAGCCCTCATCGACCCCTCTTACCTCAATGTAACACATCAACATGGTGGTCTATTCTGCTACAGGTGGTACAACTACAGCTGCATCCTCTCAACAATAGTTACCCTTGGCTTATATGTTCCAGTGGTGCTTGTGGCCTTTGCACTGCTGTCCATGCTGTTAGCAGCCTACGCCAAAGACAGAGCAGCACTCTGGGTCAGCATGGCCTGCCAGGCTGCATCAAGCCTACTCATCCTGACTGCTATTATTGCCTTTTTGCTTCTCTATCAGTCGCATGTGAGCTGGGAAGACATGACCCTCTCGTTCTAcacctgtgtgtgcgtgcaggttCAGCTAACCATCACAACAGTGCTGACTCGTGTGTCAGGGAGGAGGCTAACATCTGACTGGGAATAGATGGGTCTAAATTTTGTTAAGTTTTCTTGTATATGTTTTCACTTAACAGTAGCCAAATCAAAGAATTATAATAGATAACCCAGACTGTATTTCAGTGTACCTCTCTTTGGTTAAATCTGCTGGAGCATACTGTAGTTGCTCCTGCGTGTTGTAACAGTGTTCTTGAAATCTAGACAAACTGGTTTAAGAAAACAACAGCCATGTAGGTAAATATCTCACTAAAACCCAGAAATATGGTTTGTTTTCTCTGATATGTGCAGCTGTTGGATAGGTGCTTATGAGTTTAAATTGTATAAAAAGCTAGAAGACTAATGGAGTTGGTGCTGACAGCTGGAGTTCACACAAGCAGTTTTTTATACAGCTTGTTCCAAGGACAAAAAACATAttccaaatgtttttgtgtatattaaAAGAAAGTACATACAAATGACTACTACTTCATCATTTATTAAAGTGGCAAAAGTTAACTAAAATGTCCAGTGAACATAAATTCACATTAGAATAAATATTAtgtaatgtgtaaaatgtatgtTCTATGATCTAACAGTTCAATGTCAGTGTAACCGTGTCTAAACAGCAAGAGTGTCAGACGCGTTTTTCACGAGTATGTCACACGCAATAGATACACTCTTACTTTAATCTATGGAGATGTCTGCACTGGCTCCATGCAGGCTAGCATCTCACAGGCGTAACTGTGACCTGAAGCATTCATTTACGCTTCAAGTCCATTTTCCCTATGTTTTATGCATGTCACTACGGTCATGCATATTGGGCTCGGAGACTTCCAACACGCGGatgacctacgctcaacactgCACCTGAACGCCACCAGTGAAGgcacacagacggagcacttgctgctgctctgctgacatGCTGCTCACGCTGTCTAGACACGGGTTAAGGCTTTAACCTGCGGTGTCAACAAGAGAaaacctgcagctgcttcactgaCCCCGCTTGCTGTAAGGAAATTCCCCTTTTGTTCGCCCTCATGCAAAGAGGCCAGAGGTACAGCTACAGTATAGTGGACAGTGAACTGATAGGAATGTCAGAGAATTGCTCATTAAAACTTGAGCAAACAAAGTGGCTGCCTACACATGTGCTTGAATTTAGGTCTTCTGGTTGAATCACTAAACCTCTGTGAGGATGTAGGCTGTAAAACTACCACAGTTAATGTCAGTGTCACATTCAGTAGCAAAGATTCAGCTTTTACTCACTTCTATCAACCACAAAGTGTCCtggatttctttttaaatcttcCTCTCAAACACTCGTAGTAACATATCTAATCTGAAATCTGAACACAGAACACCATGTTAACTGTGTAAGGATGATTAAATTGCAACATTTTAAAGAACTCATGTTAGCTCAGTGTCCCAGCACAGTTTTAATCAAACAGAAACTGATACATTTGTGATACAGTGGGGTGTAAAAGACATAGCTGAACAGGCTGCAGACTTTGTGATGCCACTATGTAAGATGCTAAATTGAGCTGTCCTACCAAAATGCGGTTTAGATGCCGTCATTTGAACATACACCAGAATATACGCCTcatttcagtgcaggagctTTGAAATTTTACATCCAAGTGACATCACAAATTAAAGGGTTGGTTCTCCAGTTTGCAGCTAGTATTGCTTTCACTGTTATGTGAATTCTTAAATTTTGCAGCAGTCCCTTTTAAGTTAAGATTTTCCCTTTGGTGCAAACATTTTGCAAGGCTTAGTGCAAACATTTCAGTGGAATTCAACAGAGTCCATTATCAGGTGAAAAAAATTTCCCGCACAAGCCGAAGGGCATCGTCCTCTACTGCATCTTCAGGCTTCTGCGAGTGCGCCTCTCTTTTCTCAGCCTGCAGTCCAGCACTCACAAGACTGCTGTGATCCTGAGCTGGTCCTGAACTCTGACCCTCAGAGCGCTGATGCTGAGGGATCTCGGTGTATGGCACTGTTTGCACTTCTGTCATGTCCAAGTCTGTTTCTGAAACATACGTTGACTCCTGGTCATCGCCGCAGTCTGAGGACTCCTCCTCTGAAGCCTCTATCACCGGCTTTGTTATTGACTTTGAAGCAGCAGTTTTCACACTCATCTTCACGATGGTGTCTCCTGTCTTGTCTTCAACCTGTGGGGAAAGGGCAGTCACTCAAGTTTTGATCACTGCTATGAGGAATAACATGCATTTTACATCTACAATGAAAAATGGTGTGACATATTATTAAAagtatacttttttaaaaaaaaaaaagaccagtgTGGAAGATTCAGTGTCATCTAGTGTGAGTTTACAGAATTTGCagccaactgaatacccctcccctcctcctccccttccaagcgtgtaggagaacctacacacacactgactcacaggtcagtctcTAAATGCTCTGctcatagagactgaggacaatctcccaggTTTCGTTTTTAAAACCAGTTGGAAACAATTAGAGTTTAAAAAACCCTGCACtgcagaaccaatccaaagtctttagaGCAGCCCTTGGGGcagtgacatgcagttcactacgGAGACGAATGGGGTGACAGCCTCATTGCTGGTAAGATGTGTTctttacaaaatgtaaagaGAGCTATGATGTCTGGTCTCGCGAGATTAAACCTATGGTGCCTGTGAAACtcgtgaaaaatgtgaaaggcccctctctagagccagtgtttggtttgtccgttctgggctactgtagacaCATGGTAGTCCAACATGGCAGACtttgtggaagaggacctgctccctatgtagatataaagggctcattctaaggtaatgaaaacacaacaattcttattttcatgtaattatacactgattaaaacatacttatatgatattatattccatttctgcaaagtctgttccactagatgccactaaattctacacattgcacctttaacttATACACTGTACATTTAGGTATACTAGTGAACAAGATGTTTTAAATATCCATGTAGGTGTCAAAAGTTTGTACTAAGATCTAAATGTATTAAGATGTTCCCATgatacattaacattacatttttagatACCTGTTTGTATGAGATCAGTCACTTAATTTCCATATATTATGTATTCTTTTGTTACCCCAGTATATCAATAACTGTAAATCAATAGTTGGGTCTTTCAAAGCAGTTTTATCAGTATTGAAAgcttttaaaaggttaaaaaagaGAGTAAACAGCGCCACCTTTTGATCAGTGAGGAGAGCAACGTGATCCTCGCGAGCACAGTTGGCCAGATATGAAACAGCAGCTTCAACCAGCTCTTTCTCGTTCATACAGTAGAAAGCAGCCCTGAAAACAAGCAAGTGCGAATCTTATTAACTTATCAACCTTTAACTGAAGCTTAAAATCCAGAC
Protein-coding regions in this window:
- the LOC121897426 gene encoding protein TsetseEP-like; its protein translation is MGNRFSRRRNVSINSAETAVTAEEPATTQPGGDSGMTATQEAVKTENLDVVVGKEVTPVACLPTEECVSECKEAEAPASAPLNDAEPEPEAKETPAPVQPEPLVSVSTPSPPEPEPVAAEPTSDPQVDVEAVPEPISEPVPAPAEALEQEADMLTQESLPEPMISPPPLVDLGAPDVTPQLIDTPISVPVNADEPSDIPAVEEFQDGAEAVVISTLEPEKSEETTESLEEPIEAEAAGNLEQIVSDVNEESVSGLLKHLELTGNDLVTDLIHSDVKIPDDTPIVDISTPTELM
- the si:ch211-127m7.2 gene encoding uncharacterized protein si:ch211-127m7.2, whose protein sequence is MSERHRALPPWMSKKEEKVKEKEPLKTRRKRKAARAAFYCMNEKELVEAAVSYLANCAREDHVALLTDQKVEDKTGDTIVKMSVKTAASKSITKPVIEASEEESSDCGDDQESTYVSETDLDMTEVQTVPYTEIPQHQRSEGQSSGPAQDHSSLVSAGLQAEKREAHSQKPEDAVEDDALRLVREIFFT